The Methanopyrus kandleri AV19 DNA segment AAGAATTGAGAGGGTATCTCCGAGTGTCCAGCGACTTCGACGGCCTCTCGGAACCGCAGGTACAACTCGTCCAGAACATCCAAGAGGGGGGTCCCCCGCACGTGGGAGGGCTGGAAGCGTTCCTTGAGATACTCGGACTAGTGTTCGTGGGATACACGTTACGTAAGGTTGGGGTCTTTTCCAAAGATACGCCGTCCCATCTCAACGCGTACGTGGTTTATCTGGCCATGCCGGCGTTAGTGTTCACCGCGATGTTGAGGGCCCCGATTCAGGGACTACTCCAGCATCTCAAGCTCGTGGTCATCTCGATGTTGCTGTCGGTCATGTGTGCCCTCATCGGTTTCGCGGTCGCTCGTAAGATGGCCCGCGATCGGCGCGATGCGATGGCTGTTGCCCTAGCCTCGGGGCTGGGGAACACCGGGTTTTTGGGGTACCCAGTATGCCTCTCCACGTTCGGGGAACCGGGTCTCGAAGCAGCGGTTTTCTACGACTTCGGGACGACCCTGTCGGTGATAGCGGCTTACCTGATGCTGTCCTCCCGCCGCGAAAACCCATTGAAGATGAGCCTACGTTTTCCGCCCGCCCATGCCGCCGTCGCGGGAATGTGTTGGGCGGCTCTCGGGCTTCACCTACCCGATACCATCCGCTCGACTCTGCAGCTGCTGGGACGCTCCGTAGTGCCGGTCATCATGGTCTCACTCGGAGCCTCACTTCGGTGGGATCTCCCCAAATCCGTCATCAGTGTGATACCGACCGTCTGGGTCGTTAAATTGTGTGCATCGCCGGTAGTGGCGGCGACCATCGCTCCGTCGGGGTTGGACGGCAAAGTGGCCGTTCTGGAGGCCGCAATGCCTCCAGCCCTGATGAACTTGGTATTGGCGGAGCTCTTGGGACTGAGACCGCACGTGACCGCCGCCTTGGTGTTCTCGACCACCGTGATATCGCTGGCGACGGTTCCGACGGTGATCTACCTGGTATCGGGTGGGGGCGGAGCGTGAAAGTCCCAACCGTATGTTATCGGGACGTGCAGCGCTGCGAAACCTCCGATTGGTCCTCCTATGAGGAGTATCTCGACGACGTCCTACGGGAAATAGCCTCGGAAGAGCCGGAAGTGCTACGGTTTGAGATCGGCGGATGCCGACGAGGTACCCTTCACGCGATCACGGCGTTCGACGTCCTT contains these protein-coding regions:
- a CDS encoding AEC family transporter; this encodes MGGLEAFLEILGLVFVGYTLRKVGVFSKDTPSHLNAYVVYLAMPALVFTAMLRAPIQGLLQHLKLVVISMLLSVMCALIGFAVARKMARDRRDAMAVALASGLGNTGFLGYPVCLSTFGEPGLEAAVFYDFGTTLSVIAAYLMLSSRRENPLKMSLRFPPAHAAVAGMCWAALGLHLPDTIRSTLQLLGRSVVPVIMVSLGASLRWDLPKSVISVIPTVWVVKLCASPVVAATIAPSGLDGKVAVLEAAMPPALMNLVLAELLGLRPHVTAALVFSTTVISLATVPTVIYLVSGGGGA